The following are from one region of the Endozoicomonas sp. 4G genome:
- a CDS encoding IS630 family transposase: protein MISKAAACLIDRTLEKAANQESSLNSPRWTLKYLVQWCWDCFQVRCCRETIRQVLKRQGYSWKKAKKLLNKADSVKRATFLETLKPLLSEATFQKRLLVYIDEAHIHQDADIGYGWSRKGERLWVSSHSPKLADKITFYGIYYYNFGQVRMWPYPCGRKEHTVNVLERIRQENPDRKIDIVWDGASWHTAHFVRDAGLRLNLNIIQMPAYSPDFMPVEALWRWFREDVTYHHCHKTAEDLLEAAKKFVERINRNPEKVADRLWVKDSLNDEEERLRANNLSEW, encoded by the coding sequence ATTATCAGTAAAGCTGCTGCTTGCCTGATTGACCGGACACTGGAAAAAGCAGCTAACCAGGAAAGTTCTCTTAACTCACCTCGCTGGACGTTGAAATACTTGGTTCAATGGTGTTGGGATTGCTTTCAGGTACGATGTTGCCGTGAGACCATACGACAGGTTCTTAAACGGCAGGGGTATTCATGGAAGAAAGCCAAAAAACTGCTCAACAAGGCTGACTCGGTAAAACGGGCTACCTTTCTTGAAACTTTAAAGCCGTTGCTGTCAGAAGCCACTTTCCAGAAACGCCTGCTGGTCTACATTGACGAAGCTCATATTCATCAAGATGCCGATATTGGCTATGGCTGGTCCCGTAAAGGCGAAAGACTCTGGGTCAGTTCACACTCTCCAAAGCTGGCTGACAAGATCACCTTCTACGGAATCTATTACTACAATTTTGGTCAGGTCAGAATGTGGCCTTATCCCTGTGGGCGGAAAGAGCACACCGTTAATGTTCTGGAACGAATCAGGCAGGAGAACCCTGACAGGAAAATCGACATTGTGTGGGATGGTGCATCATGGCATACCGCACACTTTGTAAGGGACGCGGGGCTACGCCTGAATTTGAACATTATCCAGATGCCAGCCTACAGCCCTGACTTTATGCCTGTAGAAGCCTTATGGCGCTGGTTCCGGGAAGATGTTACATACCATCACTGCCATAAAACGGCAGAAGATCTGCTCGAAGCCGCAAAAAAATTCGTTGAACGTATAAACCGAAATCCTGAAAAAGTAGCTGACAGACTCTGGGTCAAAGATTCTCTTAATGATGAAGAAGAGCGCCTAAGGGCAAACAATCTGTCAGAGTGGTAA
- a CDS encoding DUF2165 domain-containing protein gives MIIAVKLSKILLVAGVALFSTLVVFNNLVDYPSNYLYVQHVMTMDTTGNNAQAAWRAIYDPVIWKVVYGLIIALESVIALLCWAGVVCMSLDMHSKGFHDSKCLALLGLTLGILLWFLAFMGVSGEWFLAWQSRSWNGIQPGFRVATLFLLILLYLSQKEQ, from the coding sequence ATGATAATAGCTGTAAAGCTCAGTAAAATTCTGCTGGTAGCCGGTGTTGCTTTATTTAGTACTCTGGTTGTGTTTAACAATCTGGTGGATTACCCGAGCAATTACCTCTACGTCCAGCATGTGATGACCATGGATACCACCGGTAATAATGCCCAGGCAGCATGGCGGGCAATTTATGATCCGGTGATCTGGAAAGTTGTCTATGGTCTGATTATCGCTCTTGAATCCGTCATAGCCCTTTTATGTTGGGCGGGTGTCGTTTGCATGAGTCTCGACATGCACAGTAAAGGTTTCCATGACAGCAAGTGTCTGGCCCTGTTGGGTTTGACTCTGGGTATCCTGCTTTGGTTTCTGGCTTTTATGGGGGTTTCAGGTGAGTGGTTTCTGGCCTGGCAGTCCCGTAGCTGGAATGGTATTCAGCCCGGCTTCAGGGTGGCTACCCTGTTTCTGCTGATATTGCTCTATTTGAGTCAGAAAGAGCAATAA
- a CDS encoding HlyC/CorC family transporter, with translation MSEASTSLLLSVLALLMLLSAFFSSSETGMMAINRYRLRHLVRKNHKAAKRTHKLLERPDRLIGVILIGNNFVNILASALATLVAVRLWGDSGIAIATLGLTVAVLIFGEVTPKTLAALYPEKVAFPASFILTPLLKLFYPMVVVLNWVCGFLLRPFGIKPGQAAQDQLNAEELRTIVTDPGMLLPQKRRGMLLGILDLENVRVDDIMVPRNEIFGIDIDDDIKDILEQLRACQHTRLPVYRGDVNNLVGMLHMRKVARLLSQEEVNKAILLQETTEPYYVPESTPLHTQLFNFQKSKERVALVVDEYGDILGLVTLEDILEEIVGDFTTDVSDSSHDITPREDGSYIIDGSASIRDINRSLGWKLPTEDARTINGLITEVMEFIPESSVCLKVGEYRLEIMQVKDNRVKAVKIFTA, from the coding sequence TTGAGCGAAGCATCTACCAGTCTTCTTTTATCCGTATTGGCCCTGTTAATGTTGCTGTCGGCTTTTTTTTCCAGTTCGGAAACTGGCATGATGGCGATCAACCGCTATCGCCTGCGTCATCTGGTTCGCAAGAATCACAAGGCGGCGAAACGAACCCATAAGCTGCTTGAACGCCCTGACCGACTGATCGGGGTGATTCTGATTGGCAACAACTTTGTGAATATCCTGGCTTCTGCCCTGGCTACTCTGGTGGCCGTGAGACTCTGGGGTGACAGCGGTATAGCCATTGCGACGCTGGGTCTGACGGTGGCGGTACTGATTTTCGGTGAAGTAACGCCCAAGACGCTGGCGGCGCTTTATCCTGAAAAAGTCGCCTTTCCTGCTTCCTTTATTCTGACGCCGCTGCTGAAACTCTTCTATCCCATGGTGGTGGTTTTAAACTGGGTTTGTGGTTTCCTGCTGAGACCTTTCGGTATCAAACCCGGTCAGGCGGCACAGGATCAGTTAAATGCTGAAGAACTGCGTACTATTGTGACCGATCCCGGCATGTTGCTGCCCCAGAAAAGACGGGGCATGTTGTTGGGTATTCTGGATCTTGAGAACGTCCGGGTAGACGACATCATGGTGCCCCGAAATGAGATTTTCGGGATTGATATTGACGATGACATCAAGGATATTCTGGAGCAGCTAAGAGCCTGCCAGCACACCCGTCTGCCAGTCTATCGTGGCGACGTGAACAATCTTGTGGGCATGTTGCACATGAGAAAGGTTGCGCGACTGCTCAGTCAGGAAGAAGTGAATAAAGCGATTTTGCTGCAAGAGACGACAGAGCCCTACTATGTGCCTGAAAGTACGCCTCTGCATACCCAGCTGTTTAATTTCCAGAAATCTAAAGAGCGTGTCGCACTGGTGGTCGATGAATATGGCGATATTCTTGGCTTGGTAACGCTGGAAGATATTCTGGAAGAAATTGTCGGTGATTTCACCACCGATGTATCCGACTCCAGTCACGATATTACCCCACGCGAAGACGGTAGCTACATTATTGATGGTTCTGCTTCTATCAGGGATATTAACCGTTCTCTGGGGTGGAAATTACCCACGGAGGATGCCAGAACGATTAACGGTTTGATCACCGAGGTGATGGAGTTTATTCCCGAGTCCAGTGTGTGTCTCAAAGTTGGTGAATACCGACTTGAGATTATGCAGGTCAAGGACAATCGGGTAAAAGCAGTGAAAATTTTCACTGCCTAA
- a CDS encoding CoA pyrophosphatase yields the protein MLITEIKQRLHKHQPRSIDTSLPEAAVLVPLVTNTQGHAIEVILTRRATHLHKHSGEVAFPGGKRDDDDYNLIHTALRESQEEIDLNPASVQILGTMDPVISRFGIKVIPVIGSVPENVPLSPNIEELDRIFHVPLGFLTHPDNLQFHHWNMNKKNYSMPSYQYGEYLIWGLTAIMLVEFLNVGLDTSIPLDAPQFHVNHGLTEHC from the coding sequence ATGTTGATTACAGAAATTAAACAAAGACTCCACAAACATCAGCCAAGAAGTATAGACACTTCCCTTCCGGAAGCTGCTGTTTTGGTGCCACTGGTGACCAATACACAGGGACATGCCATCGAAGTTATCCTCACCCGCAGGGCCACACATCTGCACAAACACAGTGGAGAAGTGGCGTTTCCCGGTGGCAAACGAGACGATGATGATTATAACCTGATTCATACCGCCCTGAGAGAATCCCAGGAAGAGATTGACCTGAACCCGGCTTCCGTCCAAATACTGGGCACCATGGATCCAGTCATTTCCCGCTTTGGTATTAAAGTGATCCCTGTTATCGGTTCTGTACCGGAAAATGTACCACTGAGCCCCAACATTGAAGAGCTGGACCGTATCTTCCACGTTCCCCTGGGCTTTTTAACCCATCCTGACAATCTCCAGTTTCACCATTGGAACATGAACAAAAAAAACTACTCCATGCCCTCTTATCAATACGGTGAATATCTGATCTGGGGACTGACGGCCATTATGCTGGTAGAGTTTTTGAATGTGGGACTGGACACTTCGATTCCGCTTGATGCTCCCCAGTTTCATGTTAACCACGGTCTTACCGAACACTGCTGA
- the ccsA gene encoding cytochrome c biogenesis protein CcsA: MNVMLVSIGAIIFYAVGMVCQWGRITGRGGARNAVLLATTFGAVLHTVSLYFSIHTDKGVDLGIFTISSLTTLMVTLVVLLSSLRKPSESLLVMILPFSIISVLVAWLTPVEHIFHSPALMVVHVLLSVLAYGLLMVAVCQSLLLAYQDKQLRRHNQRRLLKALPPLQTTEKLLFEFLSVGVILLTLSLISGFLYIDNMFAREMLHKTVLSLVAWVLFTTLLIGRWVSGWRGQKAMRWTVAGFILLLVAYFGWRTVVDFILAA, from the coding sequence ATGAATGTCATGCTCGTCAGTATCGGCGCCATTATTTTTTATGCGGTGGGGATGGTCTGCCAATGGGGAAGAATTACCGGTCGCGGTGGTGCTAGAAATGCGGTGTTGCTAGCTACCACATTCGGTGCTGTGTTACATACTGTTTCGCTCTATTTTTCCATCCACACCGACAAGGGAGTCGACCTTGGCATTTTCACGATCAGTTCTCTGACGACGCTGATGGTCACTCTGGTGGTATTACTCAGCAGTTTACGAAAGCCTTCTGAAAGCCTGCTGGTCATGATTCTGCCTTTTTCCATTATCTCGGTTTTGGTGGCCTGGTTGACCCCGGTGGAACACATTTTCCACTCACCCGCTCTGATGGTGGTGCATGTTCTGTTATCAGTATTGGCTTATGGCTTACTCATGGTGGCCGTATGCCAGTCACTGCTGCTGGCCTATCAGGATAAGCAGCTCAGGCGTCATAACCAGAGACGTCTGCTAAAAGCTCTGCCACCTCTGCAGACTACGGAAAAGCTACTGTTTGAGTTTCTTTCTGTGGGTGTGATCCTGCTGACCCTGTCGCTGATTTCAGGCTTTTTGTATATCGATAATATGTTTGCCAGGGAGATGCTCCACAAAACGGTGCTTTCGCTGGTGGCCTGGGTGTTGTTTACAACCTTGTTGATTGGGCGCTGGGTGAGCGGCTGGCGCGGCCAAAAAGCCATGCGCTGGACGGTGGCTGGTTTTATCCTGCTGCTGGTGGCTTATTTCGGCTGGCGAACCGTGGTGGATTTTATACTTGCAGCTTGA